The Bartonella bovis 91-4 sequence TGGACGTCATCCTTTTCCGGGTCCTGGTCTTGCAATTAGATGTCCAGGTGTAGTAACGCGTGAAAAATTAGAAATTTTGCGTGAAGCAGATGCTATTTACCTTGATGAAATTCGTAAAGCGGGCCTTTATGACAAAATTTGGCAAGCTTTTGCTATTCTCCTTCCTGTTCAAACTGTTGGTGTGATGGGTGATGGACGCACTTATGAATTTGTTTGCGCTCTTCGTGCTGTAACATCTGTAGACGGTATGACTGCTGATTTTTATCCATATGATATGAATTTTTTGGGCAAGGCAGCAACGCGTATTATTAATGAAGTTCGAGGTATTAATCGTATTGTTTATGATGTAACTTCAAAGCCTCCTGGCACTATTGAGTGGGAATAATTAGGATCAAATGCAAGTGTTTGAACAATAAAAACTGTTTGGAGGTAGCATTAAAGTAATTGAAATAAAAGAACAATTTCTTAAAGAGGAGTGCTCAAGCTCTGATATTGTCTTAATTCTCAACTTATTCTCTTTAATTTATATAGTTTGAAGTTTGGAAGTAAAAAATAATCTATGTTTAAACCAAAAATTGTTGCCCATCGCGGTGGAACTAATCTCTATTCCGAGAATACACTTTCAGCGTTTCGTCATGCAATTGCATTGGGAGTTGATGAAATTGAGTGCGACATTCATCTCCTTAAAAGTGGTGAAGTGGTTGTATTTCATGATTTTTGTCTTGAACAATTGGTGGGGAAAAAAGGTTATATTCATGATATTGATAATGAAATGCGTAAACAACTCTGTGTAAAAGGCAGTACTGAGTCTCCTCCTTTACTAGAAGAATTGCTAGACCTTTTAGTGCCAACAAATGTTGCATTGCATCTTGAGATCAAAACATGTGGTATGGTTGAGCGCGAATATATTTTGTCTCAAAAAGCATTGAAATTGATTAATAGCCGCAATTTGGCAGAACGAGTTTCAGCAATCAGTTTTGATTCTACTAGTTTGAGCCCTTTCGTTGAAGCTGGAATACCATGTGGTCCATGTGTTGATAATTTTGAAGGTGATATGTCTTATCATTTTTCTAAATGGAAAAAATTAGGGTATTCTGATTTGAGTTTAGATGGTTCAATTGTATCGCGAAATGTTATTGAATCTGCACTTAATGCTGGTTTTACTGTCGGTGTCTGGACAATAAACGGAAAAGCTCGTTTATCACACTGGCTTGATATGCCTGTGCACTATATTACAACAGATCAACCTGATCTTGCTTTGCAATTACGTTCACAAAAGTAAAAACAGTCTCTATTATAATTTATGTATCATGACAAAGATAAGAATAATAATTAGGTAAAAGGCTTTCTGATAAAGCATATGAGGTTTCATTACGCTTTGTCAATTATGTGCGTTTTCCTGTAATTTTGTTAAAAGTATGAAAACTCTGATTGGGAACGGTGAAATTTAATTTTTGCCCATAATTACTTGTAAGGCGCTCTTTTATATCGACAGTGAAAACGGTATCGTTCCAAAGTGTTAAAACATGACACCCTGTTCCTATAGGTTTGATGAGTTCAATGTTTGTATGAAAAACGGGGCCTTTGTTTGGATGTTCACCTAATAAAATTGCTTCTGGTCTAAATGCTAAAATATCAGTTTGTTTACTACAAGAAAATGAACTATTTAAATGTTGTTCTAGAGTTTGACGGTCAAGAAAATTCATAGGGGGAGAGCCAATAAAGTTTGCAACAAATATTGTTTCTGGATAATCGTAAATTTCCATTGGTGTTCCAATTTGTTCAATAGATCCTTTATTCATAACAGCTATTCTGTCAGCCAGTGTCATAGCTTCTAGTTGATCGTGGGTAACATAGAGACTAGTTGTTTTTAGTGAGCGTTGTAGTTTTTTAATTTCAATACACATTTGTGTACGTAATTTTGAATCAAGGTTTGAAAGCGGTTCATCAAAAAGAAAGATACGTGGTTGACGAACAATGACACGCCCCATTGCAACACGTTGGCGTTGCCCTCCTGATAATTGATGTGGCTTACGATTAAGAAATGGCTCTATTTCCAAAAGTTTTGCAGCATGTGTGACGCGCCTATTAATCTCTTCTTTAGGTGTTTTTCGATTTTTAAGGCCGTATTCCAAGTTCCCACGTACTGTCATATGTGGATAGAGTGCGTAATTTTGGAAAACCATAGCAATGTCACGATCAGCTGGTTCATAATCGTTGATGCATTCATTATCAATATAGAGTTTACCTGAGGTGATTTGTTCGAGCCCAGCAACGATGCGTAATAAAGTTGATTTTCCACATCCTGAGGGACCAACAATAACAAGAAGTTCACTATCAGAAACGGTTAAGTTTAAATTGTCAATGACCACAATATCATTGTCATATTGTTTTTTTATATTTGATAACTGAATGATAGCCACGGCTATTTCTCCGTTTCAATGAGGCCTTTAATAAAAAGCCGATGCATGCAAATGACAACTAAAACGGGTGGTGCCATAGCAACAACTGACACTGCCATAAGAATGTTCCATTGAGGATCATGTTGAACTGATTCTACAATAAGTTGTTTTAGGATAATAAGAATGGTTTGATGGTCTTGATCTGTCATAACAAGTAGAGGCCAGAGATACTGTATCCATCCATAAACAAACATAATAATAAATAAAGCAGCTATATTATTTTTACTAAGAGGTAAAAGAATATCCTTAAAAAATTTAAATGGTCCTGCACCATCAATGCGAGCAGCTTCTAAGAGCTCATCGGGCACAGTCAAAAAGAATTGACGAAATAAAAATGTAGCAGTTGCTGAAGCAATCAATGGAATGATCATTCCACTGTAAGTATTTATCATGTTTAACTGTGCGACGACTGCATATGTTGGAATAATACGGACTTCTATGGGCAGCATTAATGTGACAAAAATCAAAGCAAAAGCTGTTTTACGGAAAGGGAAGCGCATATAGACGATTGCGTAAGCAGAGAGAAGTGAAATAATAATTTTTCCAACGCTAATACCAAGTGCCATTATGAGTGAGTTTGTTAAAAGTGGTAAGAGGTTTGGAAGACCAAGTTGCGCAAGACCATCACCCAAAATTGTTTTATAGTTTTCCAAAGTATATTGTCCTGGTAAGAGAGGTAGTGTTCCCGAGCTAAATGCAACTGAGCTATGAGTTGAAGCAATAATAGCAACGTAAACTGGAAAACAAATGATGATAATGCCAACAATAAGGATAAAATGGGTCAGAAATGTCAAAAAAGGGCGATTTTCAACCATAATTTCTTTCCTTAATATTGTACGCGGCGTCCAATCCAGCGAAACTGGATAAGTATTAAACCAATAACCATAAACATTAAGATTATTGATTGTGCTGCTGATGCACCGATTATTTGATTTCTAAAACCGTCATTATATATTTTGTAGACAAGTGTGGTTGTTGCATGCGCAGGTCCTCCAAAAGTTATATTGTCAATAATGCCAAATGTATCAAACATGACATAATTGATGTTAATAACAAGAAGAAAAAAAGTTGTTGGTGAAAGTTGCGGGAAGGCTATAGTCCAAAATCGTTTAAAAGGACCAGCACCATCAATAGCGGCTGCTTCTATTTGAGATTGTGATATAGATTGAAGTCCAGCCAGAAAAAAGAGAAAATTGTAGGAAATTTGTTGCCAGCTGGCAGCAATCACAATGAGGAGCATTGCTTGAGTGCCATTAATACGATGATTCCAAATAATATTTATTTTCTCAAGAAGAAAAGGAACAATTCCAATAGTTGGGTGAAAAATAAACAACCATAATATACCTGCTAGTACGGGGGCAACTGCATAAGGCCAGAGCAAGAGTATTGTATAAGTTTTTTTTGCATGAATAACACGATTAGCTGAAACAGCTAAAAGAAGTGATATTGTCATTGAAACAACAGTAACAGAGATGGAAAATATTATGGTTGTAAGAAGTGATTTTATATAAATTGGATCAGAGAGAACTGTTACGTAATTTTCAAATCCAATAAAAGTCGTGGTTAAACCAAAAGGATCTTCACGCTCAAAAGACGATTTTATTGCTTGGGCAGTAGGCCAAAAGAAAAACAAGAAAGTTATGGCAAGCTGAGGAAAGAGTAGACAATAAGGAAGTAGTCTATTTTTAAAGTATGCATGTTTTTCTTGCATTTGCAGTGCTCTTTAGTAAGAAGCGTTAGAAGAGAAACCGAAGTTGAAAAAATCAGCTTTTAAAGTCGAATTTTTAACTTTTAACAATAATCATGAAATCTTAATAATTAGCTTTTTCAAATTCACGCAAAAGTTTATTGCCGCGTTCAACTGCTTCATCCAATCCAGCTTTAGGTGTTTTAGAGCCGTTAAGAATAGCTTCCAATTCTTGATCAAGGATAGAACGAATTTGTGGTAAGTTACCAAATCTTATTCCTTTTGAGTTTTCTGTTGGTGGGTTAAGGTCAATTTGTTGAATAGCAATATCTGAACCTGGGTTTTTTTCATAGAAATGCTGTTCTTTGTTTAGCTCGTAAGCAGCTTTTGTGATAGGGAGATAACCTGTTGTCTGATGCCACTTTGCTTGATTATCTGTCCGCGAGAGGAATTTGAGAAAAGCTGCTGCTCCTGCATATTCTTCAGGCGTGTGACCTTTTAAAACCCAAATAGAAGCACCTCCAATAATTGAGTTTTGTGGTGCATTTTCCACATCAGCATAATAGGGGAGCATACCAAATCCAACGTTAAACTGAGCTTCTGAAATGATGCCACTACGTGATCCTGAAGATTGTATAAAAATTGCACAATGTTGCGCCATAAACATTGGAGCTGCATCTAGTGCGCCAGCCGGGCCACCGTAGCGGAAAATGCCTTGATCTGACCATTTTTTAAGGTCAGTCCACATACGTACTTGCAAAGGTCCATTTATTGTTAATTCTGAATCAAGCCCACTAAAACCATTTTTTTTTGTTCCAAAGGGGATGTTATGTAACGCTGAAAAATTTTCTAAGCCAATCCATTGGGCGGCATAAGCCATTGTAAAACCACAACTTGCTGCTTTACTGTCGAGAATTTTTTGGGAAAAATTTTCGACATCTTGCCATGTTTTGGGAGGCTGTTCTGGATCAAGTCCTGCTTTTTTAAAAATGTCTTTATTATAAAAAAGGATTGGTGTTGAAACATTAAATGGCATAGAAAGTATTCGTCCTTTCTCATCAGAATAATAGCTGCTGATGGTAGACAAATAGTCTGCAGAACTAAATTCTTGCTTTGTATCATTCATGAGCTGATACAGCGGGTAAATTGCACCTTTTGCAGACATCATGGTACTCGTACCAATTTCATAAATTTGGGCAAGAACTGGTTGCCGTTTTCCGCGAAATGCTGCAATAAGTGAGACCATACCTTCTTCATATTCTCCACGAAATGAAGGAATGATTTTGTAATCAGATTGGCTGGCATTAAAATCATTAATTAAATTTTCAGTTTGTTTTCCTAGTTCCCCGCTCATAGAATGCCAAAAGCTGATTTTTGTTTGCGTGAAACCAGTTGTTGCTGCAGTCATAACAATTGCAAATGCTGCTGTGGAAAGATAAAAACGGTTCATAATTCACCTTTTCTGAGTTAATGGAACACAGTTTTTTCAAGATTATTATGATGCGAATATCATGATGGTTCATTTCAGAAATACGTTAATTCATTTAAACATGAACCATGAAAAGGTCAAACGAATTTATATAAGCTTACCAGTTTTTACTGTTTTAGAATTATTATATACAAATGAATACAGTAATAAACTATAGGCAATATGGTTACAATAATTCCAAAAAAAATAGAAGACTCATCAAAAATGAAAACAGTCAATATTATTTAGATGAGAATGCACGGTATTTAGATTTATTATCTTCAGTAAAATACTGTTAGATTTTATAATATTTATTGATAGTTATAAACATTATTTGAGAATTGTTGTTTATGTCTTAGTTATTAATAATTTGGGTGGTTTGTATTGCATTGATGATAGTGTTAACGTTGTATTGTATCATACTCAGATAAGTTGCTGCAGGGCCGTTTTTTTCTGATAATGCATCAGAATACAGAGTGCCGCCAATTTTCAAACTTGTTTCTTTTGCAATCTGTTCTATAAGACGGGGATTGGAGATATTTTCAACGAACAATGCAGATGCTTTATTGGTTTTAATTTGCCTAATAAGGTTAGCGACATCTGCTGCGGTCACTTCTGTTTCTGTTGAAACACTTTGAGGTGCAAGTATAGTAAAATTATATTCATGAGCAAAATAATTAAAAGCATCGTGAGATACAATAATGGTGCGCTTGTCTTTTGGGATAGCAGCGATTTGTGTTGTGATGGTTGTTTGTAGTGTATCTAGTTTTTGAATATAAGCATGGGCATTTTTGTTGTAGCTTTCACATGATTGTTGATCGATTTTACAAAAGGCAACAGCAATATTTTTGACATAAGTTTTTACATTAGGGATAGCCTGCCAAGCATGTGGATCAACACTGTTATGATGATGATGTTTTGTACTATGTTCTTGATGTTTGAATGTAGAGGTAGGAATGTTGGCACTAGCTTCAATAAGAAATGCTTTTGTACCGCTTGCTGTGATGAGTTTGTCAATGGAATCTTCTAAATGAAGTCCGTTTACAAAAATAATATGAGCGTCTTTAAGAACTTTTACATCACGTGGAGTGGGTTCATACGTATGAATGCTCGCATTAGGACCAACTAGAGTTATCAGAGAAATATGATTACCTCCTACATTTTCTACCAAGTCTGCAAGAATAGAAAAGCTTGCGACAACTTTGATCTTATTATCTGCAGCAGCAGAAAATGAAAAAAAAGGACAGAATAAAATAAAGCCAAGCAAAACAAATTGTTTAACACGTGTATGCATATTGTTTTCCTACGATAAAGAAGAGGTATAAAAAAGACGAGGGAACCGTACTGCAATAAGGCCACGTGGGCTTATGAAGCAAGAAAGAATATAGATAAATCCTGCAACTAAAATAATAGCAGGGCCAGAGGGAAGCGACATGTGAAAAGAAAGTAATAGCCCAAATGTGCTGGAAATTATTCCTAAAATTATAGATAATACACAAATAGGCCCTAGCCGCGAAAGCCAAAAACGAGCAGTGATGGCTGGAATCATCATAATGCCGACCGACATTAAGGCTCCTAGTGAATGGAAGCCACCAACTAAATTAAATGCCATAAGTCCGAGCAGTAATATATGGATATATTTTCCTAATGGAGAAAGTGATTTAAAAAACAATGGATCAAGACTTTCCATTATAAGAGCACGCCAGAAAATACATAGACTGCTTATTGTTACCAACATTATGGTGGTAATTAACCAAAGGGCTTGTGTGTCAATAGAAAGAACTGAACCAAATAAAAAATGAAGCAGATCAACACTTGATCCTTTAAGTGAAATAATAATAACTCCTCCTGCCAACGCAATAAGATAAAAAACTGTCATTGATGCGTCTTCTTTTTGAAAGCTATTTCGTGAAATTAAAGCAGCTGCTAATGCAACAATAATACCCGCCACGATTCCACCAACAGCCATAGGAATGAGGACAAATCCATAAAACAGAAAAGAAATTGCAACACCAGGAAGAATAGCATGAGACATAGCATCGCCTATTAAACTCATTCCACGTAATGTCAGAAATACACCAATGGGACAGGCGCTAATTGCCAGTATAGTCGAACCGATTAAGGCATTTTGCATAAATTTGAAATCAATGAAAGGTACCAGAAAAAATGTGTACACGTATTATGATCCAATCTACTTATAATCATTTACTAGGCGATATTGTTTTAGGTAAATTGTTAGGAGAAAAGCTGGGTATAAAAAATGGCATGATACGATGATCGTTTCTAGGGGTGAAAAACGGTGCTGTTTTTCCATGAAAGACACATTGTTTATTGATCTGAATCATTTGGGGAAAATGCTCTTGAACAATGAGAGGATCATGCAGTGCCATAAGAATAGTTCGTCCTTGCTTTTGCCAGTGGGTAATTAGTGTAAGAAGATCTTTTTGCGTATTAAGATCCACCCCGTTGAAAGGTTCATCAAGCAATATGATGTCAGAATCCTGTACAATGATACGTGCAAAAAGAGCACGCTGTAATTGACCACTTGATAGTGTATCAAGTGAGCGGTTAGCGAGCTCTGTAAGCCCAACCATTTCGAGTGCATTTTGAATTTTATCTTGATAAAAGCGCTGGTTTTTCAACAATCCGCAAAAAGACCACAGTCCTGTCTTTATAAGCGCTTCTACATTGATTGGAAATGTTCGGTCAATTTCACACTGCTGGGCAAGATAAGCGATACGGCTTTTCACTGATTTTGTAATTTTACCATTGATAGGTTTAATCAATCCTGCAATAGCCTTAAGCAATGTAGATTTTCCAGAACCGTTGTCACCAGTTATTGCGATTAATGAGTTCGCTGTTAATTTTGCTGAAAAATTCTTTATTATTACCTTATTTGCATAACCTAGTGTTACATTGTTGAAATATAAGCACATATCCATACCATTTTTATTGTCTCTAAATAAGTTATGTTATATAATTACATTTGTCAATGAAATGTTATATCATTGCATATGTTTTGGAAGGTTGTGTACTTCAATGGGAAGATCGTGGAAAATTCAAAATAATGCTTGAATTTTTCTTGACGAAATAATGTGCGTGTATACTATATATAGTATCGAAATGATTGATGATTCTAAATGAGCGCAAATGAGAATATCACGCATTTTTGAAGCTTTGATTGCTTCTACAATATAAGCAAAAATAAAATTGTATTGTGAATAATTGATAGTAGTTCCGCTAAAGTGTCTATTTAGTGGGGGCCTGCGTTTATTTATAAATCAGAAACTTTTTTGCAATGTAGAAGCCTAGAAGGATATAGGTGAGGTGAGATGTTAGAAATATCGTTTTGTAACTGATTATGAAATGATCATTTGTTTAGCATCAAGTTTTTATTATATGGAGTGTGATAACTTAATATCTAAAGGTTTGTATTTATTTGTAATTGAAATATAGCCACATGCATTTTGTATGAAAGTTACTGTTTTTATCATTTTTTAAGTGTCTGTATAAATTGTCAGAATAAACTTTTTTAGGTTGTTTTTTTGAAATATGAAAGTTGAAGAGAATGTCTATAACTATTTATAGTAAGCCATCTTGTGTCCAATGTAATGCTACTTATCGTGCCTTTGATGCTAAAGGTATTAGTTATCGTATCGTTGATATTTCTCGTGATAAACAAGCCTATAATTTTATTCAATCTCTAGGGTATCGTCAGGTTCCTGTAGTTGTGTGTGGTGAAAATCATTGGTCGGGTTTTAGACCAGATATGATTAATGGTCTTTGTGGCTAATGGGGCTTATTGTCTATTATTCGAGTGTAACGGGTAATACTGAGCATTTTGTTTCTCAGTTAGGTCAACAGCTTTTCAAAATTGATAAAAAAAAGCCATCTGTGTTGGTTGGAAAGCCCTATATATTGGTTGTACCTACTTATGCAGATGGAGAGGGTAGGATGGCTGTGCCAAAGCCTGTTATTCACTTCCTTAATGAAATAGAAAACCGTAAATTAATTCGTGGTGTAATTGGAGGTGGAAATCGTAATTTCGGTTGTAATTATAGTTTAGCAAGCAAGATCATTTCTGAAAAATGTTTTATACCTTGTCTTTATCGTTTTGAATTACGTGGAACAGATGAAGATGTTTTTTTTGTTAAAAAGGGATTAGAGAAGTTTTGGAACAAATAGATATGGAAGGGCTGCAAAAGCCGGGTCAAATTACAGATTATCATGCACTCAATGCAATGCTTAACCTTTATGATGAGAATGGTCATATTCAATTTGATATGGATCGCCTTGCTGCACGGCAATATTTTCTTCAGCATGTTAATCAGAATACGGTTTTTTTTCATGATTTGAAAGAAAAAATAGATTACCTGATAGAAGAAGGCTATTATGAGAAAGAATTATTTGAGCTTTATGATTTTTCTTTTGTAAAGAACCTGTTTAAGCGTGCTTATGCATTTAAGTTTCGTTTTCCTACTTTTTTGGGGGCGTTTAAATATTATACCAGTTATACGCTAAAGACCTTTGATGGGAAGCGTTATCTTGAGCGTTATGAAGATCGTGTTTGCCTTGTTGCTTTATATTTAGCGCAAGGCAATAAAACTCTTGCTGAATGTTTGGTTGATGAGATTATTACAGGGCGGTTTCAACCTGCAACACCAACATTTTTAAATGCAGGAAAGAAGCAACGAGGTGAATTGGTATCGTGTTTTTTATTGCGGGTTGAAGATAATATGGAATCAATCGGCCGCTCGATTAATTCAGCTTTACAACTTTCAAAACGTGGTGGAGGTGTTGCACTTTGTTTGACTAATTTGCGAGAAGCAGGAGCGCCGATCAAACAGATAGAAAATCAGTCATCTGGTGTTTTGCCTGTGATGAAATTGCTAGAAGATGCATTTTCTTATGCTAATCAACTTGGTGCGCGGCAAGGTGCGGGTGCTGTTTATTTACATGCGCATCATTTAGATATTATGACATTTTTAGATACAAAGCGCGAAAATGCTGACGAAAAAGTTAGAATCAAAACTCTTTCGCTTGGTGTTGTTATTCCTGATATTACTTTTGAACTTGCGCGTAATAATGAAGATATGTATCTGTTTTCGCCTTATGATATTGAACGGGTTGTGGGGAAACCTTTTAGCGACATTTCTTTGACAGAGCATTATCGATCTTTTGTTGATAATCCAAAGATCCGTAAAAAGAAAATAAGTGCGCGTGTTTTTTTCCAGACATTAGCGGAAATACAGTTTGAATCAGGTTATCCGTATCTTTTGTTTGAAGATACAGCTAATAGAACCAACCCGATAGCAGGTCGTATTAATATGAGCAATCTATGCTCAGAAATTTTGCAAGTAAATGAAGCAAGTGAGCTGGAAACGGATCTAACTTATCGTACAGTTGGGAATGATATATC is a genomic window containing:
- a CDS encoding metal ABC transporter permease, which translates into the protein MYTFFLVPFIDFKFMQNALIGSTILAISACPIGVFLTLRGMSLIGDAMSHAILPGVAISFLFYGFVLIPMAVGGIVAGIIVALAAALISRNSFQKEDASMTVFYLIALAGGVIIISLKGSSVDLLHFLFGSVLSIDTQALWLITTIMLVTISSLCIFWRALIMESLDPLFFKSLSPLGKYIHILLLGLMAFNLVGGFHSLGALMSVGIMMIPAITARFWLSRLGPICVLSIILGIISSTFGLLLSFHMSLPSGPAIILVAGFIYILSCFISPRGLIAVRFPRLFYTSSLS
- the ugpA gene encoding sn-glycerol-3-phosphate ABC transporter permease UgpA; the protein is MQEKHAYFKNRLLPYCLLFPQLAITFLFFFWPTAQAIKSSFEREDPFGLTTTFIGFENYVTVLSDPIYIKSLLTTIIFSISVTVVSMTISLLLAVSANRVIHAKKTYTILLLWPYAVAPVLAGILWLFIFHPTIGIVPFLLEKINIIWNHRINGTQAMLLIVIAASWQQISYNFLFFLAGLQSISQSQIEAAAIDGAGPFKRFWTIAFPQLSPTTFFLLVININYVMFDTFGIIDNITFGGPAHATTTLVYKIYNDGFRNQIIGASAAQSIILMFMVIGLILIQFRWIGRRVQY
- the ugpB gene encoding sn-glycerol-3-phosphate ABC transporter substrate-binding protein UgpB, which gives rise to MNRFYLSTAAFAIVMTAATTGFTQTKISFWHSMSGELGKQTENLINDFNASQSDYKIIPSFRGEYEEGMVSLIAAFRGKRQPVLAQIYEIGTSTMMSAKGAIYPLYQLMNDTKQEFSSADYLSTISSYYSDEKGRILSMPFNVSTPILFYNKDIFKKAGLDPEQPPKTWQDVENFSQKILDSKAASCGFTMAYAAQWIGLENFSALHNIPFGTKKNGFSGLDSELTINGPLQVRMWTDLKKWSDQGIFRYGGPAGALDAAPMFMAQHCAIFIQSSGSRSGIISEAQFNVGFGMLPYYADVENAPQNSIIGGASIWVLKGHTPEEYAGAAAFLKFLSRTDNQAKWHQTTGYLPITKAAYELNKEQHFYEKNPGSDIAIQQIDLNPPTENSKGIRFGNLPQIRSILDQELEAILNGSKTPKAGLDEAVERGNKLLREFEKANY
- a CDS encoding metal ABC transporter solute-binding protein, Zn/Mn family, with translation MHTRVKQFVLLGFILFCPFFSFSAAADNKIKVVASFSILADLVENVGGNHISLITLVGPNASIHTYEPTPRDVKVLKDAHIIFVNGLHLEDSIDKLITASGTKAFLIEASANIPTSTFKHQEHSTKHHHHNSVDPHAWQAIPNVKTYVKNIAVAFCKIDQQSCESYNKNAHAYIQKLDTLQTTITTQIAAIPKDKRTIIVSHDAFNYFAHEYNFTILAPQSVSTETEVTAADVANLIRQIKTNKASALFVENISNPRLIEQIAKETSLKIGGTLYSDALSEKNGPAATYLSMIQYNVNTIINAIQTTQIINN
- a CDS encoding sn-glycerol-3-phosphate import ATP-binding protein UgpC translates to MAIIQLSNIKKQYDNDIVVIDNLNLTVSDSELLVIVGPSGCGKSTLLRIVAGLEQITSGKLYIDNECINDYEPADRDIAMVFQNYALYPHMTVRGNLEYGLKNRKTPKEEINRRVTHAAKLLEIEPFLNRKPHQLSGGQRQRVAMGRVIVRQPRIFLFDEPLSNLDSKLRTQMCIEIKKLQRSLKTTSLYVTHDQLEAMTLADRIAVMNKGSIEQIGTPMEIYDYPETIFVANFIGSPPMNFLDRQTLEQHLNSSFSCSKQTDILAFRPEAILLGEHPNKGPVFHTNIELIKPIGTGCHVLTLWNDTVFTVDIKERLTSNYGQKLNFTVPNQSFHTFNKITGKRT
- a CDS encoding glycerophosphodiester phosphodiesterase, giving the protein MFKPKIVAHRGGTNLYSENTLSAFRHAIALGVDEIECDIHLLKSGEVVVFHDFCLEQLVGKKGYIHDIDNEMRKQLCVKGSTESPPLLEELLDLLVPTNVALHLEIKTCGMVEREYILSQKALKLINSRNLAERVSAISFDSTSLSPFVEAGIPCGPCVDNFEGDMSYHFSKWKKLGYSDLSLDGSIVSRNVIESALNAGFTVGVWTINGKARLSHWLDMPVHYITTDQPDLALQLRSQK
- the ugpE gene encoding sn-glycerol-3-phosphate ABC transporter permease UgpE yields the protein MVENRPFLTFLTHFILIVGIIIICFPVYVAIIASTHSSVAFSSGTLPLLPGQYTLENYKTILGDGLAQLGLPNLLPLLTNSLIMALGISVGKIIISLLSAYAIVYMRFPFRKTAFALIFVTLMLPIEVRIIPTYAVVAQLNMINTYSGMIIPLIASATATFLFRQFFLTVPDELLEAARIDGAGPFKFFKDILLPLSKNNIAALFIIMFVYGWIQYLWPLLVMTDQDHQTILIILKQLIVESVQHDPQWNILMAVSVVAMAPPVLVVICMHRLFIKGLIETEK
- the nrdI gene encoding class Ib ribonucleoside-diphosphate reductase assembly flavoprotein NrdI — its product is MGLIVYYSSVTGNTEHFVSQLGQQLFKIDKKKPSVLVGKPYILVVPTYADGEGRMAVPKPVIHFLNEIENRKLIRGVIGGGNRNFGCNYSLASKIISEKCFIPCLYRFELRGTDEDVFFVKKGLEKFWNK
- a CDS encoding ABC transporter ATP-binding protein codes for the protein MCLYFNNVTLGYANKVIIKNFSAKLTANSLIAITGDNGSGKSTLLKAIAGLIKPINGKITKSVKSRIAYLAQQCEIDRTFPINVEALIKTGLWSFCGLLKNQRFYQDKIQNALEMVGLTELANRSLDTLSSGQLQRALFARIIVQDSDIILLDEPFNGVDLNTQKDLLTLITHWQKQGRTILMALHDPLIVQEHFPQMIQINKQCVFHGKTAPFFTPRNDHRIMPFFIPSFSPNNLPKTISPSK
- the nrdE gene encoding class 1b ribonucleoside-diphosphate reductase subunit alpha, producing MEQIDMEGLQKPGQITDYHALNAMLNLYDENGHIQFDMDRLAARQYFLQHVNQNTVFFHDLKEKIDYLIEEGYYEKELFELYDFSFVKNLFKRAYAFKFRFPTFLGAFKYYTSYTLKTFDGKRYLERYEDRVCLVALYLAQGNKTLAECLVDEIITGRFQPATPTFLNAGKKQRGELVSCFLLRVEDNMESIGRSINSALQLSKRGGGVALCLTNLREAGAPIKQIENQSSGVLPVMKLLEDAFSYANQLGARQGAGAVYLHAHHLDIMTFLDTKRENADEKVRIKTLSLGVVIPDITFELARNNEDMYLFSPYDIERVVGKPFSDISLTEHYRSFVDNPKIRKKKISARVFFQTLAEIQFESGYPYLLFEDTANRTNPIAGRINMSNLCSEILQVNEASELETDLTYRTVGNDISCNLGSMNIAKAMESSDFGWTVETAVRALTAVSDMSNIACVPSIAKGNSESHAIGLGQMNLHGFLARERIYYGSPEAIDFTNIYFYTVTYHALRASNLIARERQKVFVGFEKSAYADGRFFTKYIEKEWKPQFSLVQELFARNNIIIPNQEDWEELKKSVIEHGLYNRNFQAIPPTGSISYINHATSSIHPIASKIEIRKEGKIGRVYYPAPYMDNTNLDFYQDAYEIGPEKIIDTYAAATQHVDQGLSLTLFFPDTATTRDVNCAQIYAWKKGIKSIYYIRLRQKALSGTEVDGCVSCSL
- the nrdH gene encoding glutaredoxin-like protein NrdH, which produces MSITIYSKPSCVQCNATYRAFDAKGISYRIVDISRDKQAYNFIQSLGYRQVPVVVCGENHWSGFRPDMINGLCG